One window of Haematobia irritans isolate KBUSLIRL unplaced genomic scaffold, ASM5000362v1 scaffold_66, whole genome shotgun sequence genomic DNA carries:
- the LOC142242807 gene encoding uncharacterized protein LOC142242807 has product MCRYISSILKNVIKDSKYNVKDAIDFKTKIKNVRLTDDEILISFDVVSLFPSIPVNLAIAMIEKKWDLIKNHTKIPRDIFKELALFCIKDSRYFKYEDKTYEQLKGMPMGSPASPIIADIIMEELLDVSLSKIPKPRIITKYVDDIFAIVKKTDVESTLDALNSFHSQIQFTMELEKDNKIPYLDCNILRDDNCLRLNWYQKPTATGRLINYNSKHNKSIIHMTAINFIDRILRISEAEFHKENEIKIRQILTTNDFPNRIISRLINRVKNKTLDENIKTKTIEEPDHNKDKSYKPMTYVEGFSERFFKSDVYNKDKIQIASRTSRTVKELFSNTKSKIKNEDRSNIM; this is encoded by the coding sequence ATGTGcagatatatatctagtatcttAAAGAACGTCATCAAAGATTCAAAATACAATGTAAAAGACGCGATTGACTTTAAAACGAAGATTAAGAATGTAAGGCTAACAGATGATGAAATCCTGATATCGTTTGATGTTGTATCACTGTTTCCCAGTATACCGGTAAACCTAGCCATTGCAATGATTGAGAAGAAATGGGACTTAatcaaaaatcatacaaaaataccTCGTGATATTTTCAAGGAACTAGCACTATTTTGTATCAAAGACAGTAGGTACTTCAAATATGAAGATAAGACATATGAACAATTGAAAGGAATGCCAATGGGATCTCCAGCATCTCCAATAATTGCTGACATCATCATGGAAGAGCTACTAGACGTGTCCTTAAGCAAGATACCGAAACCtcgaattataacaaaatatgtgGACGACATATTTGCGATAGTAAAGAAAACCGACGTGGAAAGTACTCTTGACGCATTAAACTCATTCCACAGTCAAATACAATTTACAATGGAGTTAGAGAAGGATAACAAGATACCATATTTAGACTGTAACATACTGAGAGATGATAACTGTTTGAGGCtgaattggtatcaaaaaccaaCAGCAACTGGACgactaataaattataattcaaaACACAATAAAAGTATAATCCATATGACAGCAATCAATTTTATAGATCGAATCTTAAGGATAAGTGAAGCAGAATTCCACAAGGAGAATGAAATAAAGATAAGACAAATATTGACCACAAACgattttccaaatagaataataagCAGACTAATAAATcgcgttaaaaataaaacacttgacgaaaacattaaaactaAGACTATTGAAGAGCCGGACCATAATAAGGATAAGTCATACAAACCCATGACTTACGTTGAAGGATTCTCAGAGCGTTTTTTCAAATCGGACGTATATAACAAGGACAAGATTCAAATTGCTTCACGCACATCGAGAACAGTAAAGGAATTATTCAGCAACACAAAGTCAAAAATAAAGAATGAGGACAGGAGTAATATAATGtag